The region CAACTTCTGGGTATCCAGGTTCGAGATATCAGCGCTCGCCTCAGCCATCTGCGCATGCAGCTCACTTTCCTGCTGAGCCAGCTTCGACATCTTCCGCTCCAAGGCACTCATCTTCTTGCGCAAGGCATGCGACTCCGCGGCCGAGAGCTTCGGCGCTTCTGTCTCGGCATGCCTCTGCACACCTGCCGACTGAGCACCGGTTAGCTGCGAGGCAGCCAGCTGCGCGCGACGCTCAAGGTACTGGCCAATCCCGCCGGGCAGGTTGGTCAGCTTCCCATCGCCAAAGAGAGCCCAGGTAGAGTCGGCAATCCTTTCAATCAGGTAGCGGTCGTGGGAAATCACAACCAAGGTTCCCGGCCAGCTATCGAGGAGGTCCTCGAGCTCCTGCAGCGTATCGATATCGAGGTCGTTCGTGGGCTCGTCGAGAAGCAAAAAGTTGGGCTCGCGCATCAGCACACGGGTGAGCTGGAGGCGGCGGCGCTCACCGCCCGACAGATCCGCGATTGGCGTGCGCTGCCGCTTCGGGGAAAAGCCCAGGCGCTCCGCTAGCTGCGAGGCGCTGATTTGCTTCTTGCCCACCTCGATGTAGGTGGCGACGTCCTCTACCGCCTCGAGAACCCGCATATCCAGCGGCAGGTCGTCCAGCTCCTGACGCAGCCAGCCCAGCCGCACCGTCTTGCCCTCTACTCGGCGACCGCCGCTCAGCTTGTAATCGCCGGCCAGGGCGCGGAGCAGAGTCGTCTTACCGGAACCGTTAACACCGACGAGACCAATGCGCTCGCCGGGGGCCAAACGCCAGGTGGCATCCTCCAGAAGAGTGCGCCCATCCGGGGTTTTGAGCTCCGCATTTTCCAATTCGACTACAACTTTGCCCTGCCTCCGCTTGGCAAAAGACATCAGCTCCACAGAATCGCGCGGGGCTGGGACATCGGAGATCAGAGCCTCTGCGGCCTCGATACGGTAACGCGGCTTCGAGGTACGCGCGGGTGCGCCGCGACGCAGCCACGCCAGCTCCTTGCGGGCCAAATTCTGGCGCCGCTGCTCCGCGGCATCGGCCTGGCGAGCGCGCTCGGCGCGGGCGAAGGTCCAGTCGTTGTAGCCACCGTCGAACATATCGACCGCGCCATCGTGGACCTCCCAAGTCCGCGTCGCGACGGTGTCCAAAAACCAACGATCGTGAGTAACCACGACCAGCGCGGTACGACGCGAAAGCACGTGGTCAGCCAACCACTGCACGCCCTCGATATCCAGGTGGTTAGTCGGCTCATCGAGAATCAGGAGGTCAAGGTCGCGAACCAGGGCTGCAGCCAGATTTACGCGGCGGCGCTCGCCACCGGAGAGGCTACCCACCCGGGTGTCCATTCCGAGGTCGTTGATACCAATTCCCGCGAGAACCTCGCGAATTTTCGCACTGCCCGCCCACTCGTGCTCCGCAAGCCCCAACGGCGCGATAACGCACTCGAACACCGTCGCATCCGGATCCAGTTCGGCTCCCTGCGTGACATGGGCCATCCGCAAATCGTTCGCTCGCGAGATACGACCAGAATCAGCCGGCTCAACGCCGGCCAGTATCTTCAGCAGCGTCGACTTTCCCCCACCGTTGAAACCGACGACACCAATTCGGTCGCCGTCCTGGACTCCGAGGCTGACCCCGTCCAGCAGGGTCTTCAGGCCGAAGGACTTCGAAATATTCTCGCAATTAATCAGATTCGCCATGATGAGTATTAATTGTGCCCCAATCGACGTCGGCAAGCACACGTCGGATGTACCAGACGACGGGCAGCTCATCGAACTGCTCACGGGTGGCCCAGCAGAAGTTCGGATGCTCGTCGCTAAGCCGCACGGCCGCGGTGTCATCGGATTCGACGGCGCGGTACGTCACGGTGTGGAAGCGGAAGTCGTCACCTTGAACGTCCGGGTTGGAGTAATGAGCCAGCTCGACGACCTCCGCCGCCTCGAGGCCCGCTTCCTCGCGCAGCTCTCGCCTCGCCGCTTCGTCGGGTTCCTCACCCGGGTCCAGCTTCCCGCCCGGCAAATCCCACTGTCCACCGAGAAAGCCCTCGGGGTCGCGCTGCAGGAGAAGCACGCGCCCCTGCCGGATAACCACGCAGTTGCAGACCCAGCCGTCGGCGGCAGGCCAAAAATCCAACGCCGCCTTGCCGTAAGGCTCCAAGCGCCCAGTCAGACGACCCCACTGGTCGCGAGGCAGGCTGGTGTCCTGCCCCCTCGCTCCATTCCTGTTGTTGCCATCCATGCGCTTCGCCTTAATTAGTACTAATTTTTACTCGTTCATTATCGCGCAGAAATTCGAACTGAATATCCTTCACTAATTCGTGTTTCTTTGGTTAAAATTCTTCCCGCTGCATTTTTTCATCAAAAGAAAGTCCCCGGCCTCATCATGCCCCGCCCTACAAAGCACCCCGACCGGTACGTCCCGGCCCTCGACGGGTTGCGCACAATCGCTGTGACCCTTGTAGTCCTCTACCATCTCGGTGTTCCGGGCTTTGGCGGCGGGCTGATGGGCGTAGCCGTCTTCTTCACTCTTTCTGGATACCTCATCACCACCAACCTGGTGAGCACCAAACTGCGCCACGGGACTTTCCGTCTGGGGACCTTCTGGTTCCGCCGCTTCAGGAGGCTTTTGCCAGCTGTCATCACGACGCTAGTCGCGGTCCTCTTCCTCACCGTGGCCTTCGACTCGGGCTCGCTCGGCACGCGCGCGGCACAGGCGCTCTCCGCCCTGTTCTACGTCAACAACTGGCACACAATTGCCGCGGGCAACTCCTACTTCGACCAGTTCGCCGGGTTAGGCCCGCTGGACCACATGTGGTCGCTGTCTATTGAGGAGCAGTTCTACATCTTCTGGCCCCTTCTCCTCGTCGTGCTCTTCGCGCTGCTCCGGGGCCGCAGGCGCATCGTGACCGCGACCTTGGCACTGACGGCCACATCCTTTGCGTTGATGTGGTGGCTCGCCGCAGGCGGCACCGATCACACTCGCATCTACGAGGGCACTGACACTCGCGCCGGCGGCCTGCTCCTCGGCGCAGCGTTGGCCATTTCGCTCGTTTTCCGACGACACCAGGGCAAAACCGCGGTCGCGGGCAAGGCCTCGGCCCTGGTAATCGGGCTAGTTGGCATGGCCGGGATATTCGGGCTTTCGATTGCGACAACCCAAAACGGCATCTTTCTCTACCAGGGAGGCCTGGCGCTCGTGACCGTGTGCACGGTCCTCGTGATCGTGGCGGCTCTCAGTATCGACGGCCCCTTCGCCAAGGTTTTGGGCGCCGCCCCTCTACGCTGGATTGGCGAACGCTCCTACGGCATCTACCTGTGGCACTTACCGATTATCGCGTTTCTCCCCCGCACTTGGCTGCCCGGCGCGGCAGCAAACGCCTGGGTGGCATGGGGCACCGCCCTACTCGTGTGTGGCATATCGGTTCTCCTCGCCGCTATCAGCTGGCGCATCCTGGAAGATCCGATCCGCAGACACGGCATTGTGGAGCCAATCCGCACCTATTGGCGTGCCCGTCGGCACGAAGTCGCACCGGCGCCGCGCCAGCACATGGGCGCGTTCCCCGCGGCCTGCACCGTGTCGATGCTCGCCCTTCTGCTCATCGGTGTACCAGTTTTAGCCGGAGGCGGCTCCTACGGCGCTAACGCCGGAACGAAGCCCGGTGGATCCCCGGCCATGGAACTGCCAAAAAATGCGGCCGCGGGCCAGAAGGCGACGAAGAAGGCCCCGAAGTCCGAGACTATGCGCTGCACGACGGTCATCCACGTAGGCGACTCCACCTCGATCGGGCTCTTCGACACCGGGCAGCTGCCCGAAGGGGCCGACTCCGGATTCCAGACCTACCTCAACCACGGTGCCGACGAAGTCGTGGACAGCGTCTTTGGCGCCCGCGCCACAGCGCAGGGGTACGAGGAATACCCTTCGGCAATTACCTCGGTCAGCGAACTATTGGCCATGGGCCAGGACCCCGACACCTGCTGGGTCATCGCGACGGGAGTCAACGACGCCGCGAATTACGCCGCCCTGCCCGACTACGGGTACGAACAGAATCCGGACGAAATCAAAGGAAATATCAAGGCCATGCTCGATCTCCTAGACGGGTACAAGGTCATGTGGAACACAGTCGGCACCTACCAGCCCGGCAACCCCTACTACGACGACTCCAACATGCAGCTTTTCAACAAGCTTCTTCGTGAGGCCGCCGACGACTACGACAACGTCGCGATTTGGGACTGGGCGGCCGAAGTGGCCGAGTACCCAGACTGGTTCATCCCCGGAGACGGCACGCACTTCATCCCAGAGGGCAATGCCCAGCGGGCCGAGCGCTTCGCCGCTGCCCTATCGAACGCCTTCCCCGAAAACGGCACCGGAAATTCCCCTGCCGCGAAAGTCGTGTCCAGCTAGGCGGTATCGCCCGCCTGGACCAGGCGAACAAAGTCCTCGATAGTCAGCTTCTCGCCGCGTAGCTTCGGATCAATCCCGGCCGCAACGAGAGCTTCCTCCGCGAGCGCCCCGGAACCGTAAACGCCGGATAGAGCCGCCCGCAACGTTTTGCGACGCTGGGCGAAGGCGGCGTCGATAAGCGGCCAGAGGCGAGCCCGGAACTCGGGCGAAATCTCCCAGGGGGCCTCCCCCGCCTCCGGAGTGCCGTAGCAGTCGATGCGGACCAAACCGGAGTCCACCTTCGGTACGGGCCAGAACACATGGGGGCCTATGGCGCCGGCGCGGCGCACCTTGCCGTAATAGGAGGCCTTTACGCTGGGTACCCCGTAAATCTTGGAACCAGGTTGC is a window of Corynebacterium lactis RW2-5 DNA encoding:
- a CDS encoding acyltransferase family protein translates to MPRPTKHPDRYVPALDGLRTIAVTLVVLYHLGVPGFGGGLMGVAVFFTLSGYLITTNLVSTKLRHGTFRLGTFWFRRFRRLLPAVITTLVAVLFLTVAFDSGSLGTRAAQALSALFYVNNWHTIAAGNSYFDQFAGLGPLDHMWSLSIEEQFYIFWPLLLVVLFALLRGRRRIVTATLALTATSFALMWWLAAGGTDHTRIYEGTDTRAGGLLLGAALAISLVFRRHQGKTAVAGKASALVIGLVGMAGIFGLSIATTQNGIFLYQGGLALVTVCTVLVIVAALSIDGPFAKVLGAAPLRWIGERSYGIYLWHLPIIAFLPRTWLPGAAANAWVAWGTALLVCGISVLLAAISWRILEDPIRRHGIVEPIRTYWRARRHEVAPAPRQHMGAFPAACTVSMLALLLIGVPVLAGGGSYGANAGTKPGGSPAMELPKNAAAGQKATKKAPKSETMRCTTVIHVGDSTSIGLFDTGQLPEGADSGFQTYLNHGADEVVDSVFGARATAQGYEEYPSAITSVSELLAMGQDPDTCWVIATGVNDAANYAALPDYGYEQNPDEIKGNIKAMLDLLDGYKVMWNTVGTYQPGNPYYDDSNMQLFNKLLREAADDYDNVAIWDWAAEVAEYPDWFIPGDGTHFIPEGNAQRAERFAAALSNAFPENGTGNSPAAKVVSS
- a CDS encoding ABC-F family ATP-binding cassette domain-containing protein, producing MANLINCENISKSFGLKTLLDGVSLGVQDGDRIGVVGFNGGGKSTLLKILAGVEPADSGRISRANDLRMAHVTQGAELDPDATVFECVIAPLGLAEHEWAGSAKIREVLAGIGINDLGMDTRVGSLSGGERRRVNLAAALVRDLDLLILDEPTNHLDIEGVQWLADHVLSRRTALVVVTHDRWFLDTVATRTWEVHDGAVDMFDGGYNDWTFARAERARQADAAEQRRQNLARKELAWLRRGAPARTSKPRYRIEAAEALISDVPAPRDSVELMSFAKRRQGKVVVELENAELKTPDGRTLLEDATWRLAPGERIGLVGVNGSGKTTLLRALAGDYKLSGGRRVEGKTVRLGWLRQELDDLPLDMRVLEAVEDVATYIEVGKKQISASQLAERLGFSPKRQRTPIADLSGGERRRLQLTRVLMREPNFLLLDEPTNDLDIDTLQELEDLLDSWPGTLVVISHDRYLIERIADSTWALFGDGKLTNLPGGIGQYLERRAQLAASQLTGAQSAGVQRHAETEAPKLSAAESHALRKKMSALERKMSKLAQQESELHAQMAEASADISNLDTQKLADFDRRAGEVAEERTQLEMEWLELGEQLEG
- a CDS encoding NUDIX hydrolase gives rise to the protein MDGNNRNGARGQDTSLPRDQWGRLTGRLEPYGKAALDFWPAADGWVCNCVVIRQGRVLLLQRDPEGFLGGQWDLPGGKLDPGEEPDEAARRELREEAGLEAAEVVELAHYSNPDVQGDDFRFHTVTYRAVESDDTAAVRLSDEHPNFCWATREQFDELPVVWYIRRVLADVDWGTINTHHGESD